The following coding sequences are from one Bufo bufo chromosome 2, aBufBuf1.1, whole genome shotgun sequence window:
- the SPRY1 gene encoding protein sprouty homolog 1 isoform X2, with protein MELHSQHGPSGSLAVIQQPSLDSRQRLEYEREVPPATILSLDQIKALRSRNEYTEGPSMVRKHGPKTAPRYSKQERTHEILPVNVNNNNEHRPPHLAHTGHVYMARAPVLSRSTSTGSAASSGSTNSASSEQELLGQSPPTRHSSGHGTDRVVRMQPKASALVVDDLKSSLKVDSTQHRFICEQCGKCKCTDCTAPRTLPSCLACNRQCLCSAESMVEYSTCMCLVKAAFYHCSNDDEGDSCADNPCSCSQSHCCSRYLCMGLMSLFLPCLLCYPPAKGCLKLCRGCYDRVNRPGCRCKNSNTVYCKLDDVPRGQGKPS; from the coding sequence ATGGAGCTACATAGTCAACATGGCCCTAGCGGTTCATTAGCTGTCATCCAGCAGCCTTCTTTAGACAGCAGGCAGCGGTTGGAGTATGAACGAGAGGTTCCACCAGCCACTATCTTGTCTCTGGACCAGATCAAAGCTCTCCGGAGCAGGAACGAGTACACAGAGGGCCCATCCATGGTGAGGAAACATGGGCCCAAAACTGCTCCACGGTACAGTAAGCAGGAGAGGACTCACGAAATCCTACCAGTCAATGTGAATAATAACAATGAGCACAGACCCCCTCACTTGGCTCACACGGGACATGTGTACATGGCAAGGGCCCCTGTGCTCAGTAGGTCAACCAGCACAGGGAGTGCCGCAAGTTCTGGGAGCACAAATAGTGCCTCTTCTGAACAAGAACTTTTGGGACAATCTCCACCAACCAGACACAGCTCTGGCCACGGGACGGACAGGGTAGTTCGGATGCAGCCGAAGGCATCTGCATTGGTAGTAGATGACTTAAAGAGCTCTTTAAAAGTGGACTCAACGCAGCACAGGTTTATTTGTGAACAGTGTGGAAAGTGCAAATGTACAGACTGCACCGCTCCAAGGACCCTACCGTCATGCTTGGCTTGCAATCGTCAATGTCTTTGCTCTGCTGAGAGCATGGTGGAATACAGCACTTGTATGTGTCTGGTGAAAGCGGCTTTCTACCACTGCTCGAATGACGACGAGGGCGACTCGTGTGCGGATAACCCTTGTTCTTGCTCCCAATCACACTGCTGCTCTAGATACTTGTGCATGGGACTCATGTCCTTGTTCTTACCCTGCTTACTCTGCTACCCTCCTGCCAAGGGATGCCTGAAACTGTGCCGTGGTTGTTACGACAGAGTGAATCGCCCAGGTTGCCGGTGTAAGAACTCAAATACTGTATACTGCAAACTGGATGATGTTCCTCGAGGTCAGGGCAAGCCCTCCTGA
- the SPRY1 gene encoding protein sprouty homolog 1 isoform X1, which produces MRFSDACQVPVECQKSRSLQMELHSQHGPSGSLAVIQQPSLDSRQRLEYEREVPPATILSLDQIKALRSRNEYTEGPSMVRKHGPKTAPRYSKQERTHEILPVNVNNNNEHRPPHLAHTGHVYMARAPVLSRSTSTGSAASSGSTNSASSEQELLGQSPPTRHSSGHGTDRVVRMQPKASALVVDDLKSSLKVDSTQHRFICEQCGKCKCTDCTAPRTLPSCLACNRQCLCSAESMVEYSTCMCLVKAAFYHCSNDDEGDSCADNPCSCSQSHCCSRYLCMGLMSLFLPCLLCYPPAKGCLKLCRGCYDRVNRPGCRCKNSNTVYCKLDDVPRGQGKPS; this is translated from the exons ATGAG ATTTTCAGATGCATGCCAAGTTCCTGTTGAATGCCAGAAGTCGAGATCACTACAGATGGAGCTACATAGTCAACATGGCCCTAGCGGTTCATTAGCTGTCATCCAGCAGCCTTCTTTAGACAGCAGGCAGCGGTTGGAGTATGAACGAGAGGTTCCACCAGCCACTATCTTGTCTCTGGACCAGATCAAAGCTCTCCGGAGCAGGAACGAGTACACAGAGGGCCCATCCATGGTGAGGAAACATGGGCCCAAAACTGCTCCACGGTACAGTAAGCAGGAGAGGACTCACGAAATCCTACCAGTCAATGTGAATAATAACAATGAGCACAGACCCCCTCACTTGGCTCACACGGGACATGTGTACATGGCAAGGGCCCCTGTGCTCAGTAGGTCAACCAGCACAGGGAGTGCCGCAAGTTCTGGGAGCACAAATAGTGCCTCTTCTGAACAAGAACTTTTGGGACAATCTCCACCAACCAGACACAGCTCTGGCCACGGGACGGACAGGGTAGTTCGGATGCAGCCGAAGGCATCTGCATTGGTAGTAGATGACTTAAAGAGCTCTTTAAAAGTGGACTCAACGCAGCACAGGTTTATTTGTGAACAGTGTGGAAAGTGCAAATGTACAGACTGCACCGCTCCAAGGACCCTACCGTCATGCTTGGCTTGCAATCGTCAATGTCTTTGCTCTGCTGAGAGCATGGTGGAATACAGCACTTGTATGTGTCTGGTGAAAGCGGCTTTCTACCACTGCTCGAATGACGACGAGGGCGACTCGTGTGCGGATAACCCTTGTTCTTGCTCCCAATCACACTGCTGCTCTAGATACTTGTGCATGGGACTCATGTCCTTGTTCTTACCCTGCTTACTCTGCTACCCTCCTGCCAAGGGATGCCTGAAACTGTGCCGTGGTTGTTACGACAGAGTGAATCGCCCAGGTTGCCGGTGTAAGAACTCAAATACTGTATACTGCAAACTGGATGATGTTCCTCGAGGTCAGGGCAAGCCCTCCTGA